The region GAGAGCCGGAACCGGTCTATGACCTGTATGTCGACGTGACAACCGGCAGCGACGGCTACAGCGGTAGCCGAGATTCGTGCTTCAAGACTATTACACACGCGTTGTCGGTGGCGCAGCCCGGCGATTCGATCAAGGTGCGTCCGGGCACGTACAATGCCGCGTCCGGCGAGACCTTCCCGATCACCATCCCGGACAGTATCACCCTGATCGGCGACGTAGTCAACCGCGGCGTCGGAGACGATACCGTGCGGATCGACGGGGTCGGCGACTATGACGGTACAAACTGGGCGACGCTGGTAGCCGGGGACAGTTCGGTGATCACGGGGTTCTTTATCCGTCAGCCGAGCACGGCGCTGACGCGCTATGGAATTGTCAGCGAGGACGCAACGTGCACTGTAATCGCCAACACGTTCCGCAGCGAGTACGGCTGCATTCGATTGCTCGGCAGCGGCGACCCCGTTATCAGCGACAACACGCTGTCATCGAGCTACTATGGAGTATACAGTAACTGCACGGGGGTAGCGCTGATCCGCGATAATGAGTTCATTGATGGCTCATATATCGAGAACGTCACAGGTGACGCAAACATCATCCACAATGCGTTTTCGGGCAATGCGCATCGGGCGATCTCGTCCAACAATCATTCAGCCTTTATCGATAGCAATGTGATCGTCGGTTCTTACGTATACGCGGCGTTACGGTTAATGTCGGGGGCGACTCCGACTGTCCGGAATACCTCGATTACGGCGAACGCCGGGTACTGCGTGCAGATTCTCGG is a window of Candidatus Zixiibacteriota bacterium DNA encoding:
- a CDS encoding right-handed parallel beta-helix repeat-containing protein, encoding MRGRRRLAAIGLVTLALAVAGAWLAGCSDDDDKVSGPSGEPEPVYDLYVDVTTGSDGYSGSRDSCFKTITHALSVAQPGDSIKVRPGTYNAASGETFPITIPDSITLIGDVVNRGVGDDTVRIDGVGDYDGTNWATLVAGDSSVITGFFIRQPSTALTRYGIVSEDATCTVIANTFRSEYGCIRLLGSGDPVISDNTLSSSYYGVYSNCTGVALIRDNEFIDGSYIENVTGDANIIHNAFSGNAHRAISSNNHSAFIDSNVIVGSYVYAALRLMSGATPTVRNTSITANAGYCVQILGNANPDLGTAGEPGGNTFAAGGGPCVYSESVAMVSALGNTWPNMPPVCGTDIEVSGAGSVAFGPGAADTCEAPK